A genomic stretch from Larimichthys crocea isolate SSNF chromosome XXII, L_crocea_2.0, whole genome shotgun sequence includes:
- the ca4a gene encoding carbonic anhydrase 4a, translated as MQQHLTVPALLLASLWTLCTGSGDWCYQSQFTCDHQCNAPEKWNHVNGDCGGRSQSPINIVTRKTLKDERLTPFQFKDYQQIFRGVIKNNGHSVKVDVPHLSTISGGGLPTTYKAVQFHLHWGTNGGPGSEHTIDGEQYPMELHIVHMKQHYADLTTALADPEGVAVLGFFYERSSSANRKYDPIINVLRSIKSTNDNTSLLPISLAQLIPSEQNMTSYYRYKGSLTTPSCTESVIWTLFEKPIPLNMDQLRMFSELKFQDGKPMVGTFRPVQPLNGRQVYQSGGAVILASSTLLVAAIATALGLSQPI; from the exons atgcagcagcatctCACCGTGCCCGCTCTTCTCCTGGCATCCCTCTGGACACTGTGCACGGGATCAGGAG ATTGGTGCTATCAGTCCCAGTTCACCTGTGATCATCAGTGCAATG cACCAGAAAAGTGGAACCACGTCAACggtgactgtggaggaagaTCCCAATCACCCATCAACATCGTCACCAGAAAGACTTTAAAAGACGAACGACTGACTCCTTTCCAGTTTAAGGACTACCAGCAGATCTTCAGAGGCGTAATCAAGAATAACGGCCATTCGG TCAAGGTTGACGTTCCTCACCTGAGCACCATCTCCGGAGGCGGCCTGCCGACCACCTACAAGGCCGTACAGTTCCACCTGCACTGGGGAACCAACGGAGGGCCCGGTTCTGAACACACCATCGATGGAGAGCAATATCCCATGGAG CTGCACATTGTTCACATGAAGCAGCATTACGCTGATTTGACAACAGCACTAGCAGACCCAGAGGGAGTTGCAGTCCTTGGGTTTTTCTATGAG AGGTCCAGTAGTGCAAACCGAAAGTACGACCCGATCATCAACGTTCTGCGAAGCATCAAATCTACAA ATGACAATACATCGCTGCTTCCCATCTCCCTGGCACAACTCATCCCATCTGAGCAGAACATGACCAGCTATTACCGCTATAAGGGCTCTCTAACCACCCCATCGTGCACAGAGTCTGTGATCTGGACTCTGTTTGAGAAACCCATTCCTCTGAACATGGACCAG cTGCGGATGTTCTCTGAGCTCAAGTTTCAGGATGGAAAGCCAATGGTGGGGACCTTCAGGCCGGTCCAGCCCCTGAACGGTCGACAGGTGTACCAGTCAGGAGGCGCTGTGATCCTAGCCAGCTCAACTCTCCTTGTGGCTGCCATCGCCACTGCCTTGGGACTGTCCCAACCCATTTAG